TGTAAACAGAGAAAATTTTGAAAACCAATTGCGGCACGCACCATAGCCGCACCCGTTAGCAGGCATAAAAAAATGAATAAAGGAATTCTTACAATATTAGTCGTGATTTTCACAATATATGCAGTAAATGCACAGACTGTTTGTGAAAAGGGAATTGAGCAAGCAAAAAAAGATTTTAAGAAATCAAACTTTGCTTTTCATTCTGAAGAATTTTTGCCTATTGAGAATACATACCTTTTTGTTTTAAAAAAATATTATGATGTGGACTGGTATTTTAGTGATTCAATAAATTATTATAAATGTTATGATTCAGTAATGATTGATTTGTTAGAAACTAAATATGGAAAGAATTTTTTACAAAAAGCGAGAGTAATAACTGACAGTCTAGATAAAACTAAGAACTGGCTTAAATATCCCAGTTTCCCAGGAGGGAGAACAGCTTTATTTAAATACCTTTTCAACAGGACAATTAATGATTCCATGAAAATAGATACAATAAGAACTCAAAATCGAGTATATGTCCAATTCGAAATTGACTCAACAGGCAAAGTGAAAAATCCTAAAATAATGAGAGGGATTAATGAAAGTATTGACAAAAAAATCATTGAGATTGTAAGACAAATGCCAGATTGGGAACCAAGATATTTATATGGAAATCCAATCAAAGTGAACTATATAATGCCAATAAATATTAACAAAAAATGAAATACGCCTGCTAACAAAGCATATAAGTCATTGGGCGATAACTCGTTAAACAAAAGATATGGATACAAATAAGCGGCATGGTAAACTGAAATATTTAGCATTAAAACGCCCAACGCCTCATATGCCTAACCGTTAGCCATAATTTAGGGAAAAAATTAAGAAAAAGGTTTTGAAATCCGACAAAAAGTATTAACTTTGTAATTACAATTAAAAACATTAAGACATGGAACTGCCAATCATACAAATCGGGAATTCAAAAGGATTTCGTTTGAGCAAAACCCTTATTGAAAAATATAATATCAAGGACAAAGTTGAACTTATTCTTGAAAAAGGATACATTGTGTTGAAACCCATTTCGCAACCAAGAAAAGGCTGGGAAAAAGCCTTCAAAGAAATGAATGAAAAAGGCGATGACCAACTATTGTTTAATGATGTTTTTGAAGATGAAAATTTGGAAGAATGGAATTAACACAATACGAAATAGTTTTAGTGAATCTTGACCCGACAATAGGAAGTGAAATAAAGAAGACCCGTCCCTGTGTTATTATTTCGCCCGATGAAATGAATAAATATCTTCGGACAATAGTTGTTGCGCCCATGACAACAAAATCAAGGAAATATCCTACGAGAATAGAAGTAAAACACGACAATAAAACAGGGTGGGTTGTAATAGACCAAATCCGTACAATTGACAAGAAACGAATCATAAAGACTTTAGGCCAACTTTCCAAACGAGAAATAAAAGATGTTAAATCAGTACTGAAAGAAACCTATGTTGATTGATTAAAACTATGGCTAACACAGCATAAGCTTCATGCGGGAAAAAGTACTAAATTTGAAGAGAGCAGAATATAAGAGACGAAAACAGTAAATATAAATCGCAACCGGCAATAAAAGTGACCCCGCACGTCGCTTATACCGGGCCGTTAGCCAAAATGTAAAGAAAATGCGGGAAATATATCATTACTCATCGCATATGTAAAGAAAATTTGATTTTTTTATCAAAATAGTTAACTTTGTAAAGAAAATAGAAGAAACTTTACAAAAGGAACGAGAAATGTTAAAGAAATTACCCATAGAAAAAGATATTGAAACAAAAAGAGTTCTAAAAAAACTTGCATCTGCTCATCGTGCATTGGCAGAATTAAAAGGAGTTGTATCTACCATTCCAAATGAGAATATATTGATTAATACATTGGGATTGCAAGAAGCAAAAGATAGTTCAGCAATAGAAAATATTATTACAACACACGATGATATTTATAAAGCAGACTTAAATCTTGAAGGCTTTAAATCACTGAATGCCAAAGAAGTTCAAAATTATATTTCAGCACTTAAAAAAGGTTTTGCTTTAATATCGAAAAAAAAGATATTAACAAACAACGACATAATTGAAATACAATCTGTATTAGAAAAAAACAG
The sequence above is drawn from the Candidatus Sulfidibacterium hydrothermale genome and encodes:
- a CDS encoding AbrB/MazE/SpoVT family DNA-binding domain-containing protein — protein: MELPIIQIGNSKGFRLSKTLIEKYNIKDKVELILEKGYIVLKPISQPRKGWEKAFKEMNEKGDDQLLFNDVFEDENLEEWN
- a CDS encoding type II toxin-antitoxin system PemK/MazF family toxin, with the protein product MELTQYEIVLVNLDPTIGSEIKKTRPCVIISPDEMNKYLRTIVVAPMTTKSRKYPTRIEVKHDNKTGWVVIDQIRTIDKKRIIKTLGQLSKREIKDVKSVLKETYVD
- a CDS encoding energy transducer TonB encodes the protein MNKGILTILVVIFTIYAVNAQTVCEKGIEQAKKDFKKSNFAFHSEEFLPIENTYLFVLKKYYDVDWYFSDSINYYKCYDSVMIDLLETKYGKNFLQKARVITDSLDKTKNWLKYPSFPGGRTALFKYLFNRTINDSMKIDTIRTQNRVYVQFEIDSTGKVKNPKIMRGINESIDKKIIEIVRQMPDWEPRYLYGNPIKVNYIMPININKK